From one Melioribacteraceae bacterium genomic stretch:
- a CDS encoding peptidase MA family metallohydrolase gives MRSIIFTVFILLSLTMQTIAQFGQNKVQYKEFDWYYIQTKHFDIYFTSEGTEIAEFTAKAAEEALESIQESFDYLLNNRISLIVYNSHNDFQETNTTGSYLSQGVGGFTEPFKNRVVFPFEGSYDKFRHVIHHELVHAVMRDMLYGGTLQNIIAKNITLNLPHWYHEGMAEYEASGWETNTDMFIRDAIMNENLPDINRLSGYWGYRGGQSVMAYIARTYGREKIGEILHKSQSTGSLQEGLKASIGLDFEELNERWRNYFKKQYWPEIEHKQNPDEFAKRLTNHTKDGGFYYTSPAISPQGDKIVFISDQDIYLDIYLMDANTGKITKKIIESGRTPNFEELNILYPSLTWSPDNKTIALSLKSSGFDRIYTFDTDEEEFTELPFELDGIESVNWSSDGTNLVFVGANAVQSDLYVYNLETKELFNLTNDIFSESDPRWSVDNETIFFSSDRGRFTDPTKIPENLDIFYHNFRQLDLYAINSKSLKITRLTDWELSDETSAISSPDGKEILFVSDRSGITNLYRKRISLNESDSVSTIVDLPAYPLTNSLNGIEQISTSADGKKLVFSSLYKSGHNIFMLNNPFDMKPVDDLKYTKFMKELIESSYKHFDPFVTARLKTDSTSEVKLVEEREINLIESKDSSRIITGQYVQEDSTNEEIVDYSRFVFGESVATSDTLSSKSMRAEMFSEKLDDDGNFLLNKYKIDFSPDLIYANAGYSTMYGVLGTTVLSFSDVLGNHRLVGITSLQIDLKNSDYGLAYYYLPKRINYGIEGFHTARFVYLSRPGGADLFRFRNFGGIVSASLPINRFYRIDGSLGVFSTSSENLDDFREPSKKRTFVIPSLSFVHDNVLYGYTSPIEGTRYKLTLFGNPGIDDGSRSFYSLLWDYRTYLRFWFDNHFAIRFSGGYSAGANPQRFFIGGTDNWVNRQFATGEVPIEDPEDFAFFTPGLPLRGYDYAQQIGTKYSLLNLELRMPLIRYLLTGPLPLFFQNILGTAFVDVGSAWNNNDQLQFFTKNSEGNTITKDLLIGTGFGFRVYFIFLWRIDVAWSYNVDAFSTPRYYFSIGLDF, from the coding sequence ATGCGAAGTATAATATTTACTGTCTTCATTTTACTTTCACTTACAATGCAAACAATTGCACAGTTTGGTCAGAATAAAGTTCAATACAAAGAATTTGATTGGTATTATATTCAGACTAAACACTTTGATATATATTTTACTTCCGAGGGAACTGAAATTGCCGAATTTACGGCTAAGGCGGCTGAAGAAGCTTTAGAATCAATACAAGAATCTTTTGACTATCTATTAAATAATAGAATATCTCTTATCGTTTATAATTCTCATAATGACTTTCAAGAAACAAATACAACTGGATCTTACTTAAGTCAAGGTGTTGGTGGATTTACCGAACCATTTAAGAATAGAGTTGTATTCCCGTTTGAAGGATCGTATGATAAATTTCGTCACGTCATACATCATGAACTAGTTCATGCGGTTATGCGAGATATGCTATATGGCGGAACTCTTCAAAACATAATTGCAAAAAATATAACTCTTAACCTGCCGCACTGGTATCATGAGGGAATGGCTGAATATGAAGCAAGCGGTTGGGAAACTAACACTGATATGTTTATTCGTGATGCCATTATGAATGAAAATTTACCGGATATAAATCGTTTATCAGGTTATTGGGGATACCGGGGCGGTCAATCTGTTATGGCTTATATAGCAAGAACTTATGGTCGAGAAAAAATAGGCGAAATACTTCACAAATCGCAATCAACAGGAAGTTTACAAGAAGGATTAAAAGCTTCGATTGGATTAGACTTTGAAGAATTGAATGAACGCTGGCGAAATTATTTTAAAAAACAATATTGGCCGGAAATTGAACACAAACAAAATCCTGATGAATTTGCAAAAAGATTAACAAATCATACAAAAGACGGCGGATTCTATTATACAAGTCCGGCAATCTCTCCTCAGGGTGATAAGATAGTATTTATCTCAGATCAAGATATTTATTTAGACATTTATTTAATGGATGCCAATACCGGCAAAATTACAAAGAAGATTATTGAAAGCGGAAGAACACCAAATTTTGAAGAATTGAATATACTGTACCCTTCTTTAACATGGTCACCGGACAATAAAACTATTGCACTTTCATTAAAGAGCAGCGGTTTCGATAGAATTTATACATTCGATACAGACGAAGAAGAATTCACAGAACTTCCTTTTGAATTAGATGGAATTGAGTCCGTTAATTGGTCTTCTGATGGGACCAACCTAGTTTTTGTAGGAGCTAATGCTGTTCAATCGGATTTATATGTTTATAATCTTGAAACAAAAGAACTGTTTAATCTAACGAATGATATTTTTTCAGAATCGGATCCACGGTGGTCGGTTGATAATGAAACCATATTTTTCTCATCTGATAGAGGTCGCTTTACTGATCCGACTAAAATTCCAGAAAATTTAGATATCTTCTATCACAATTTCCGTCAGCTAGATTTGTATGCCATCAATTCGAAATCATTAAAAATTACTCGTCTAACCGACTGGGAATTAAGCGATGAAACTTCCGCAATAAGTTCTCCAGATGGTAAAGAAATTTTGTTTGTCTCAGATAGAAGCGGTATAACAAACCTGTATAGAAAACGTATTTCACTGAATGAATCAGATTCAGTTTCTACAATCGTAGATTTACCTGCGTATCCACTGACGAATTCTTTGAATGGAATTGAACAGATTTCCACATCCGCCGATGGCAAAAAGTTAGTTTTTTCATCCTTATATAAAAGCGGTCATAACATTTTTATGCTTAATAACCCGTTTGATATGAAGCCTGTTGACGATTTAAAGTATACAAAGTTTATGAAGGAGTTAATTGAATCAAGCTACAAACATTTTGATCCATTCGTAACAGCCAGGTTGAAAACTGACTCGACTTCTGAAGTTAAACTAGTTGAGGAAAGAGAAATTAATTTGATTGAGAGCAAAGACAGTTCACGAATTATTACCGGGCAATATGTTCAAGAAGATTCGACAAATGAGGAAATAGTTGATTATTCTAGATTTGTTTTTGGAGAATCAGTTGCAACTTCTGATACGCTTTCATCCAAATCGATGCGCGCGGAAATGTTTTCAGAAAAATTAGACGATGATGGAAACTTTCTTTTAAATAAATACAAAATTGATTTCTCACCAGATCTTATTTATGCAAATGCTGGCTACAGCACTATGTACGGAGTGCTCGGTACAACTGTTTTATCTTTTAGTGATGTGCTTGGTAATCATAGATTGGTTGGGATAACTAGTCTCCAAATTGATTTAAAAAACAGCGATTACGGTTTGGCATATTATTATCTGCCCAAAAGAATAAACTATGGTATCGAAGGATTCCATACCGCAAGATTTGTTTACCTGTCTAGACCGGGTGGTGCAGATTTATTTAGATTCAGAAATTTCGGCGGCATTGTATCTGCTAGTCTTCCTATAAACAGATTTTATAGAATTGACGGAAGTTTAGGTGTGTTTTCTACATCATCAGAAAACTTAGATGATTTCAGAGAACCATCAAAGAAAAGAACATTTGTAATTCCTTCTCTAAGTTTTGTTCATGATAATGTTTTGTATGGATACACTTCCCCTATTGAAGGAACAAGATATAAATTAACACTTTTTGGAAATCCCGGGATTGATGATGGTTCTAGAAGTTTCTATTCTCTGTTGTGGGATTATAGAACGTACTTAAGATTTTGGTTTGATAATCATTTTGCGATTCGATTTTCCGGAGGTTACTCTGCAGGTGCAAATCCACAAAGATTTTTTATCGGTGGAACAGATAATTGGGTAAATAGACAATTTGCCACCGGTGAAGTTCCTATTGAAGACCCTGAAGATTTCGCCTTCTTTACACCGGGTTTACCGTTGCGCGGTTATGATTACGCCCAACAAATTGGAACTAAATATTCACTTCTCAATTTAGAATTGAGGATGCCTTTAATTCGTTATTTATTGACGGGACCACTACCTTTGTTTTTTCAAAACATTTTAGGAACGGCATTCGTTGATGTTGGATCCGCATGGAACAATAATGATCAACTTCAATTTTTCACAAAGAATAGTGAAGGTAATACAATTACAAAAGATCTGTTGATTGGAACTGGTTTTGGTTTT